In one Nicotiana sylvestris chromosome 8, ASM39365v2, whole genome shotgun sequence genomic region, the following are encoded:
- the LOC138875247 gene encoding uncharacterized protein, with protein MSQSSKNKDSAWRYGNRVNEKNTNVVCKFCNKITTGGIYRFKFHLIGGTRKVTSCPKCPPEVRDETKNFVEKKEQKNQMSHQQLVTNLGDDDNIDELSLPTKQGRDAISSIHGSSTGTSRTKGPIDCYFPKKSEAKSGGKDVKKVAKDILRDRAVRAFARWVYDAGLPFNCVNYDTLGDFIEVVGQYGPGMKSPTYHEIRGPYRNKEVEETNKIVEEHKVVKNKYGCSIMMDKWTAKIGKMIINVLMNFSGGSLFLESIDASDASTGHIKMFTLFQNTIEKIDPSKVVQVVTNNASENVKAGGMIERAYKNVYWTPCAAHCINLMFGDIFKEKSFSTVFSQGVKYPLAKSQFEKVQRNGARVNLQRKVDGVQKPPMGYLYEAMDRAKEAIQASFTDEQKYAKVFQIIDARWNEQLHRPLYAVGPILNPSLFYDQHENNSLAREVWIGFHEVLIKLTPDEDLQEMVVDQIAIYKAPKGLFKLRLAIKPRKTKSPVEWWDQYGVKTPDLQTFAIKVLSLTFPENCEDEEVFEGDSNFTWGDVAVGSGVGENPYGLRGNTSSSSSIRKFKSVATTSRSISLIDEDESDHEEEEEGEEEDDEQYEDNRGIQDFDNLEEEQEE; from the exons ATGTCTCAAAGTTCAAAAAATAAAGACTCGGCTTGGCGATATGGCAATAGAGTTAATGAGAAGAATACAAATGTTGTATGCAAGTTTTGTAACAAGATTACAACAGGTGGAATTTATCGCTTTAAATTCCATCTTATTGGTGGCACTAGAAAAGTCACAAGTTGTCCGAAATGCCCACCGGAGGTGAGGGATGAAACAAAGAATTTTGTTGAGAAGAAAGAGCAAAAAAATCAAATGAGTCATCAACAATTGGTGACCAATCTTGGTGATGATGATAATATTGATGAATTGTCACTTCCAACAAAACAGGGAAGAGATGCAATCTCTTCAATCCATGGATCATCAACGGGTACGAGTAGGACTAAAGGTCCTATAGATTGCTATTTCCCAAAGAAGTCAGAAGCAAAGAGCGGCGGAAAAGATGTAAAAAAGGTTGCTAAGGACATTTTGAGGGATCGTGCAGTTAGAGCTTTTGCACGATGGGTCTATGATGCTGGGCTCCCCTTCAATTGTGTCAACTATGATACTTTGGGAGATTTTATTGAGGTCGTTGGTCAATACGGACCTGGAATGAAGTCTCCCACTTATCATGAAATCAGAGGTCCTTATCGAAATAAGGAAGTGGAGGAGACTAATAAAATTGTCGAGGAACATAAAgttgtgaagaacaagtatggtTGCTCCATTATGATGGATAAGTGGACGGCAAAAATTGGGAAAATGATTATTAATGTGTTGATGAATTTTTCCGGGGGAAGTTTGTTTCTTGAGTCCATTGATGCTAGCGACGCATCCACTGGCCACATCAAAATGTTCACCTTGTTTCAGAACACCATTGAAAAAATTGACCCAAGCAAAGTTGTTCAAGTGGTCACTAATAATGCGAGTGAAAATGTGAAAGCGGGTGGCATGATTGAAAGAGCGTACAAGAATGTCTATTGGACTCCATGTGCGGCTCATTGTATCAACTTAATGTTCGGGGACATTTTCAAGGAAAAATCCTTCTCTACGGTTTTTAGCCAGGGCGTTAAG TATCCACTTGCAAAAAGCCAATTTGAGAAAGTTCAGAGGAATGGAGCAAGAGTAAATTTGCAAAGGAAA GTGGATGGGGTGCAAAAACCACCAATGGGCTACCTCTATGAAGCTATGGATAGGGCGAAGGAGGCTATTCAAGCATCATTCACTGATGAGCAGAAATATGCAAAGGTCTTTCAGATCATTGATGCAAGATGGAATGAGCAACTTCATAGACCTTTGTATGCAGTTGGACCTATTCTAAACCCGTCACTCTTTTATGATCAGCATGAAAATAATTCACTTGCTAGAGAAGTGTGGATAGGATTCCATGAGGTTCTTATCAAGTTGACCCCAGATGAAGACTTGCAAGAAATGGTAGTAGATCAGATTGCTATTTACAAGGCACCTAAAGGACTTTTTAAGCTCCGACTTGCTATTAAACCAAGAAAGACGAAGTCGCCAG TTGAGTGGTGGGACCAATatggtgtaaagactccggattTACAAACTTTCGCCATCAAAGTTCTAAGTTTAACTT TCCCCGAAAATTGTGAAGATGAAGAAGTATTTGAAGGCGACTCTAATTTCACTTGGGGTGATGTTGCGGTTGGTAGTGGAGTTGGGGAGAATCCTTATGGTTTAAGGGGGAATACTTCAAGTTCAAGCTCGATTAGGAAGTTTAAAAGCGTGGCTACTACAAGTCGATCCATATCCCTAATTGATGAAGATGAAAGTGATCATGAAGAGGAAgaggagggggaagaagaagatgacgagCAATATGAAGATAACAGAGGAATTCAAGATTTTGACAATcttgaagaagaacaagaagagtAG
- the LOC104223743 gene encoding transcription termination factor MTERF6, chloroplastic/mitochondrial, translated as MVFIRLHFPLFPSQHLKISALKHLGLNPSRFFVTEAETLEEEISDVFKQWGFTENDISKIFKSLPSSRRMSQTLLQSKLQTVTDLGITSSHLTKIITYRPALLRSRIEGCWQRLQFLTTLFGSNEVFLKAVRRNPSLLTYNLDDKIRPVIRIYENFGLSRSDLVSMLLVRPEMISRNSVGDEKLDLIRRTKVEKGSRMYKYVVSLILVSRVETIREKVANLVQYGLMEDEVFQLFGRSPLVSTLSIDKVKRNMDFVIGTMKLSASVVLHKPSLLFLNLDTVIKPRFLLGETIEDMGLLPQFKVPAVFTALRMTEKRFAEHFINCHPENVRMSCWPSIEMPKALYLKRMQNVLESLQRVLNGNLSLINSLEHE; from the coding sequence ATGGTCTTTATTCGTTTGCATTTCCCACTCTTCCCATCTCAGCACTTGAAGATCTCCGCTCTGAAGCACCTTGGCTTAAACCCCAGTAGATTCTTTGTCACAGAGGCTGAAACCCTGGAAGAGGAGATATCTGACGTCTTCAAACAATGGGGTTTCACAGAAAATGATATCTCCAAGATTTTCAAGAGCCTCCCATCTTCCCGCAGAATGTCACAGACCCTTCTCCAATCAAAGCTCCAGACAGTCACTGACTTGGGCATTACATCTTCCCACCTTACAAAGATTATAACATACCGTCCTGCTCTCTTACGCAGTCGAATCGAAGGTTGCTGGCAACGCCTTCAATTTTTGACAACTTTGTTTGGGTCAAATGAGGTATTTCTTAAAGCTGTTAGGAGAAATCCGTCATTGCTTACTTATAATTTAGACGACAAAATTAGGCCTGTGATTAGAATCTATGAAAATTTTGGTCTTAGTAGAAGTGACTTAGTATCTATGTTACTGGTTCGCCCTGAAATGATTTCAAGAAATTCTGTAGGAGATGAGAAGCTTGATTTAATTCGTAGAACGAAGGTGGAAAAGGGTTCCCGGATGTATAAGTATGTGGTTTCACTGATTCTTGTTTCGCGGGTTGAAACTATCCGTGAAAAGGTGGCTAATTTGGTGCAATACGGGTTAATGGAAGATGAGGTTTTCCAGCTTTTTGGAAGATCACCACTCGTGAGCACGCTTTCCATTGATAAAGTGAAAAGGAATATGGATTTTGTAATAGGCACTATGAAGCTATCTGCCAGTGTAGTACTTCACAAACCGAGTTTGCTGTTCTTGAATTTGGATACCGTTATTAAACCACGATTTCTTTTAGGGGAAACGATAGAAGATATGGGGCTTCTCCCCCAGTTCAAGGTTCCTGCGGTTTTCACAGCATTGAGGATGACAGAGAAGCGGTTCGCGGAGCACTTTATAAATTGTCATCCGGAGAATGTTAGGATGAGCTGCTGGCCTTCTATAGAAATGCCAAAAGCCCTTTATCTGAAACGAATGCAAAATGTGTTAGAAAGTTTGCAGAGGGTTCTAAATGGAAATCTTTCGTTGATTAACTCTTTAGAACATGAGTAA